The Erythrobacter sp. genome segment CGGCTGTAAAGATTGCGAAGATCGACCAACAGCGGGGCTTTGAGCAAACCCTTTACCCGGCCCAGATCGAGTGCGCGGAAGGCATCCCATTCGGTTACGATCACGGCGGCATCAGCACCGTCCAGCGCCTCATAGGGGCCATCGCAATAAGTAATCGGTCCGAGAAGCTTTTTGGCTTGCTCCATGCCTTCGGGATCGTAGGCCTTCACGGCAATTCCGGCATCCAGCAGCGCCTGCACAATGCTGATTGCCGGGCTGTCGCGCATGTCGTCGGTATTGGCCTTGAAAGTCAGTCCGAGCACGGCAACGGTCTTGCCGTGCTGGTCCCCGCCACCCATCGCATTCACTACCTTGCGGCCCATCGAGCGCTTGCGCTGGTCATTGCTGGCGACCACACTTTCAACAATGCGCAGCGGGCTTTCATAATCCTGCCCGGTCTTGAGCAATGCCACCGTATCCTTAGGGAAGCACGATCCGCCATAGCCCGGACCCGGCATGAGGAAGCGGTTGCCGATCCGGCTGTCCAGGCCGATTCCTTTGGCTACATCGCCCACATCTGCGCCCACTTTCTCGCACAAATCAGCGATTTCGTTGATGAAGCTGATCTTGGTGGCGAGGAAAGCGTTGGCGGCATATTTGGTCAATTCCGCCGCGCGGCGACTCATGGTGATCAGCGGTGATTCGTTCCGGGTGAGCGGTCGGTAGATTTCTTCCAACACCTCTTCGGCGTGCTTGTCGTTCACTCCGATCACCACCCGGTCGGGCCGCTTGAAGTCATCAATCGCCGCGCCTTCGCGCAGGAATTCGGGATTGGACGCGACCGAGAATTCAAGGCCCGGCGCGACTTCGCGGATAATCCGCTCAACCTCATCACCAGTTCCAACGGGAACGGTTGACTTGTCAACTACCACTACCCCCGTCGGCAGAAGCGGGGCCATTTCCCGTGCAGCAGCATAGACAAACGTCAGATCCGCGTGACCATCGCCCCGGCGAGAGGGCGTGCCCACGGCGATAAATACGGCATTGGCACCAGGAAGCGCTTCGGCAATGTCAAGCGTGAAGGAGAGACGCCCAGCTTCGACGTTCCTCGCCACCAATTCGTCCAGGCCCGGCTCGAATATTGGCATCGTGCCGTTCAATAACGCGTCGATTTTAGCCTGATCCTTGTCAACACAGATCACTTCATGGCCGAAATCGGCAAAGCAGGCACCCGATACAAGTCCGACATAGCCGGTGCCGATCATTACGATGCGCATCGAATAGTCCCCTTTGAAGATGGGCAGCAGAAGAACTCCGCTCCCGCCAGATGTGCTGGCGCGCTCTTAGTCGAACCCGGATGTTGCAGGCAAGAACCGTTCCCCCGCCTTTTGTTAGCCTCTGCCGCGATAGGGGGCTACGCCCTGCTCAGGCAGCCACAAGCCTTCTGGTGCCACGCCGCTCTGCCAGAACACGTCGATCGGAATGCCGCCGCGGGGATACCAGTAGCCGCCGATGCGCAGCCAGCGCGGAGCCATTTCCGCAAACAGCCGCTGGCCGATGCCCACGGTCACGTCCTCGTGAAAGCCGCCATGATTGCGGAACGCGCCGAGGAAAAGCTTCAGGCTCTTGGATTCGACGATGGTTTTCTCGGGCGAATAATCGATCACCAGATGCGCGAAATCGGGCGCGCCGGTGACAGGGCACAACGAGGTGAATTCGGGCACGGCAAAGCGCACCAGATACAGCGCACCCTGGCGCGGATTGGGAACATAATCGAGCACTGCCTCTTCGGGCGATGCTGGCAGGGCGGTGTGCTGGCCAAGGAACTGCGGCTGGTCGCGTGCTGGAGTATCGTTCATGGCGCGAACAGATGGCGTGATCGGGAGCCTTGCACAAGTGCGCTATGCAGAACGCACACTTGGGAGTATTTTTGCAGCATGGAAGAGGAAAGCGAACCGAAGGCGGATAAAAGCGGAGCCCGCACGGATGCGCTTTCGCTGACGCTGTTTCCCAC includes the following:
- a CDS encoding UDP-glucose/GDP-mannose dehydrogenase family protein; this encodes MRIVMIGTGYVGLVSGACFADFGHEVICVDKDQAKIDALLNGTMPIFEPGLDELVARNVEAGRLSFTLDIAEALPGANAVFIAVGTPSRRGDGHADLTFVYAAAREMAPLLPTGVVVVDKSTVPVGTGDEVERIIREVAPGLEFSVASNPEFLREGAAIDDFKRPDRVVIGVNDKHAEEVLEEIYRPLTRNESPLITMSRRAAELTKYAANAFLATKISFINEIADLCEKVGADVGDVAKGIGLDSRIGNRFLMPGPGYGGSCFPKDTVALLKTGQDYESPLRIVESVVASNDQRKRSMGRKVVNAMGGGDQHGKTVAVLGLTFKANTDDMRDSPAISIVQALLDAGIAVKAYDPEGMEQAKKLLGPITYCDGPYEALDGADAAVIVTEWDAFRALDLGRVKGLLKAPLLVDLRNLYSRSDVERHGFTYVAVGR
- the queF gene encoding NADPH-dependent 7-cyano-7-deazaguanine reductase QueF, with the protein product MNDTPARDQPQFLGQHTALPASPEEAVLDYVPNPRQGALYLVRFAVPEFTSLCPVTGAPDFAHLVIDYSPEKTIVESKSLKLFLGAFRNHGGFHEDVTVGIGQRLFAEMAPRWLRIGGYWYPRGGIPIDVFWQSGVAPEGLWLPEQGVAPYRGRG